The following proteins come from a genomic window of Paramicrobacterium humi:
- a CDS encoding ABC transporter substrate-binding protein → MKRTLTIAAALVSAALVLTGCSAGGGGGSSSGGADATIEIGSLYEPQNLSNTGGGGQGVTEALSGNVYEGLYKLTDDGKVEPLLAKSDEVSDDGLTYTFTLRDGVTFHSGKTLTSTDVKRSIEAVTAEDSQSARKSSFEVVDSIETPDEKTVVVHLKQRSISFIYNLSYVWIVNSDASDLTTSEDGTGPYTLGDWKQGSTLSLERWDGYWGPKAKNAEVVFHYYSDATAQNNALLTGQIDIITSVQSPDALSQFENNDDYTVNDGASTTKELLAFNDRVKPFDNTLVRKAVYSAIDREKLLNSIWGDYGTLIGSMVPPTDPWYEDLTKVNPYDPDLAKKELAEAGYPDGFSFTLDTPSYDPHPAVAEFLQAELKKVGVTVKINTISADEWYTKVFQKHDFEATLQEHVNDRDVVWYGNPDFYWGYDNADVQKWVAEAEQAQTTDEQTALLKKVNEQIAEDAASAWLYLYPQIVVAASDVTGYPINGLNSQFYAYDIVKK, encoded by the coding sequence GTGAAGAGAACCCTGACCATCGCCGCCGCGCTCGTGAGCGCCGCGCTCGTTCTGACCGGCTGCTCGGCCGGCGGCGGAGGCGGCAGCTCGAGCGGCGGCGCCGACGCGACGATCGAGATCGGCTCGCTGTACGAGCCGCAGAACCTCAGCAACACCGGCGGCGGCGGGCAGGGCGTCACCGAGGCGCTCAGCGGCAACGTGTACGAGGGCCTCTACAAGCTCACCGACGACGGCAAGGTCGAACCGCTGCTCGCGAAGAGCGACGAGGTGAGCGACGACGGGCTCACGTACACGTTCACGCTGCGCGATGGCGTCACCTTCCACTCGGGCAAGACGCTCACGTCCACCGACGTGAAGCGCAGCATCGAAGCCGTCACGGCCGAGGACTCGCAGTCGGCGCGCAAGTCGAGCTTCGAGGTCGTCGACTCGATCGAGACGCCCGACGAGAAGACCGTGGTCGTGCACTTGAAGCAGCGCTCGATCTCGTTCATCTACAACCTCAGCTACGTGTGGATCGTGAACTCCGACGCGAGCGACCTCACGACGAGCGAAGATGGCACGGGTCCGTACACGCTCGGCGACTGGAAGCAGGGCAGCACGCTGAGCCTCGAGCGCTGGGACGGCTACTGGGGGCCCAAGGCGAAGAACGCCGAGGTCGTCTTCCACTACTACAGTGACGCGACCGCGCAGAACAATGCCCTGCTCACCGGGCAGATCGACATCATCACGAGCGTGCAGAGCCCCGACGCGCTCAGCCAGTTCGAGAACAACGACGACTACACCGTGAACGACGGCGCATCGACGACGAAGGAGCTGCTCGCGTTCAACGACCGCGTGAAGCCGTTCGACAACACGCTCGTGCGCAAGGCCGTCTACTCCGCGATCGACCGCGAGAAGCTGCTGAACTCCATCTGGGGCGACTACGGAACCCTCATCGGCTCGATGGTGCCGCCGACCGACCCCTGGTATGAGGACCTCACGAAGGTGAACCCGTACGATCCCGACCTCGCGAAGAAGGAGCTCGCCGAGGCCGGTTACCCCGACGGCTTCAGCTTCACGCTCGACACCCCGAGCTACGACCCGCACCCCGCCGTCGCGGAGTTTCTGCAGGCCGAGCTGAAGAAGGTCGGCGTCACGGTGAAGATCAACACGATCAGCGCCGACGAGTGGTACACGAAGGTGTTCCAGAAGCACGACTTCGAGGCGACGCTGCAGGAGCACGTCAACGACCGCGACGTCGTCTGGTACGGCAACCCCGACTTCTACTGGGGCTACGACAACGCCGACGTGCAGAAATGGGTCGCCGAGGCCGAGCAGGCCCAGACGACCGACGAGCAGACCGCGCTGCTGAAGAAGGTCAACGAGCAGATCGCCGAAGACGCCGCGAGCGCGTGGCTCTACCTCTACCCGCAGATCGTCGTCGCCGCGAGCGACGTCACGGGGTACCCGATCAACGGCCTCAACTCGCAGTTCTACGCGTACGACATCGTCAAGAAGTAA
- a CDS encoding DUF1684 domain-containing protein produces MTEPTLAAARADHDAWRRERRDSVTAPTGNLALVETRWLPDGARPNLASERQGAAASVTVTSLKRRNIDTGADEYGLRFWDAASPAIRAFEQISTFPYDPDWVVEATFTPVDAGRTIPFEHIRDNGGTRELVVPGDITFRRGGVDYRFAAFDDGGVLLLVFGDPTNGRDDDTGTYGSGRFLFVQRADDGGFGQPGTVTLDFNRAFVPPCGFSAQYNCPLPPAQNRFAEPVIAGEKQVRFTGGFDIYSA; encoded by the coding sequence ATGACCGAACCCACCCTTGCCGCAGCGCGCGCCGATCACGATGCGTGGCGTCGCGAGCGCCGCGATTCCGTGACCGCGCCCACCGGAAACCTCGCCCTCGTCGAGACGCGGTGGCTGCCGGACGGCGCGCGGCCGAACCTCGCGTCTGAGCGACAGGGCGCGGCGGCATCCGTCACCGTCACGAGCCTCAAGCGCCGGAACATCGACACGGGCGCCGACGAGTACGGCCTGCGCTTCTGGGACGCCGCGTCGCCCGCGATCCGCGCGTTCGAGCAGATCTCGACGTTCCCCTACGACCCCGACTGGGTGGTCGAGGCGACGTTCACGCCGGTCGACGCCGGGCGTACGATCCCGTTCGAGCACATCCGCGACAACGGCGGCACACGCGAGCTCGTCGTGCCGGGCGATATCACCTTCCGCCGCGGCGGCGTCGACTACCGGTTCGCCGCGTTCGATGACGGCGGCGTGCTTCTGCTCGTCTTCGGCGATCCCACGAACGGCCGCGACGATGACACGGGAACATACGGTTCGGGCCGGTTCCTCTTCGTGCAGCGCGCCGACGACGGCGGGTTCGGCCAGCCGGGAACCGTGACCCTCGACTTCAACCGCGCCTTCGTGCCGCCGTGCGGCTTCTCGGCGCAGTACAACTGTCCGCTGCCGCCCGCGCAGAACCGCTTCGCGGAGCCGGTCATCGCCGGTGAGAAGCAGGTGCGGTTCACGGGCGGCTTCGACATCTACTCGGCCTGA
- a CDS encoding ribonuclease Z — MVRELVVLGTSSHLPTRTRNHNGYLLLWDGEGYLFDPGEGTQRQMTFAGVSASKITHICLTHVHGDHSYGLPGVISRLAADGVEHDVQLHYPSSGEEFVRALVSVATPPPNLHLVPHDAAGEVAENLRVAPLRHRVEAFGYRLTEPDGRTMLPDKLAEAGILGSDIARLRREGSLGGVRLDDVSVPRAGQSFAFIMDTAPCAGAEELADGVDMLVSECTFADEDADLARDYLHLTAGQAGELARASRARHLVLTHFSSRYPNTDQLVAQAQARAPETIVAAADDFDRFPMPARRRR, encoded by the coding sequence ATGGTTCGCGAACTCGTCGTCCTCGGCACGTCGTCGCACCTGCCGACGCGCACGCGCAATCACAACGGCTACCTGCTGCTCTGGGATGGTGAGGGCTATCTGTTCGACCCTGGAGAGGGAACGCAGCGGCAGATGACCTTCGCCGGGGTATCGGCGTCGAAGATCACGCACATCTGCCTCACTCATGTGCACGGCGACCACAGTTATGGTCTCCCGGGCGTGATCTCCCGACTGGCGGCCGACGGCGTCGAGCACGACGTGCAGCTCCATTACCCGTCGAGCGGCGAAGAGTTTGTTCGTGCGCTCGTCTCGGTGGCGACTCCGCCGCCAAACCTTCATTTGGTCCCGCACGATGCCGCCGGCGAGGTCGCTGAGAACCTGAGGGTTGCGCCGCTCCGGCATCGCGTGGAGGCGTTCGGCTACCGGTTGACGGAGCCGGACGGTCGCACGATGCTCCCCGACAAACTCGCCGAAGCCGGCATCCTCGGTTCCGACATCGCACGGCTGCGGCGAGAGGGCTCGCTGGGCGGCGTGCGTCTCGACGACGTCAGTGTGCCACGGGCCGGCCAGAGCTTCGCATTCATCATGGACACCGCTCCGTGCGCCGGCGCGGAAGAGCTCGCCGACGGTGTCGACATGCTCGTCAGCGAGTGCACCTTCGCCGATGAGGACGCCGATCTCGCCCGTGACTATCTGCATCTGACGGCTGGGCAGGCCGGCGAGCTTGCCCGGGCATCACGCGCGCGGCATCTCGTGCTCACGCACTTCTCCTCGCGCTACCCGAACACGGATCAGCTCGTCGCTCAAGCGCAGGCTCGCGCACCGGAGACGATCGTTGCGGCAGCCGACGACTTCGATCGCTTCCCGATGCCGGCCCGACGCCGGCGATAG
- a CDS encoding serine hydrolase — protein MSSPAHPPERRVRPRDRRARHRASEPADSFERGFTALGVLARNGVQVSARIMDLASGRELLAIDDYVVMPTAGIGTVLLLAEVAARLDDPDFEGLVILDREARDNVGDGGIWQHLQAPSFPVADLAVFTAAAGDNLATNVLLREIGLEKVHERTEKLGLNRTALLDSARDQRGPDDAPQLSVGSMRELAWLFSEVARGEATSPTASQRLVDWLSLNMDLSLVASAFGLDPLSHRQGTHELTLFNKTGSDAGVRAEVGVLRGPRAGVAYAVATSFSDSDLLTRLAVIDALRTLGNDLLEYVH, from the coding sequence GTGTCATCACCGGCCCACCCGCCTGAGCGTCGAGTGCGCCCACGAGACCGGCGCGCGAGGCATCGGGCCAGCGAGCCTGCCGACAGCTTCGAGCGCGGGTTCACCGCCCTCGGTGTGCTCGCGCGCAACGGCGTGCAGGTCTCGGCTCGCATCATGGATCTGGCCAGCGGCCGCGAGCTGCTCGCAATCGACGACTACGTCGTGATGCCGACCGCCGGAATCGGCACGGTGTTGCTGCTCGCCGAGGTCGCGGCGCGACTCGACGATCCGGACTTCGAAGGGCTCGTCATCCTCGACCGCGAAGCGCGCGACAACGTGGGCGACGGCGGCATCTGGCAGCACTTGCAGGCGCCGTCGTTTCCCGTCGCCGACCTCGCCGTGTTCACCGCCGCGGCGGGCGACAACCTCGCCACAAACGTGCTGCTGCGCGAGATCGGACTCGAGAAGGTGCACGAGCGCACCGAGAAGCTCGGTCTCAACCGCACGGCCCTTCTCGACTCCGCACGCGACCAGCGAGGACCCGACGACGCGCCGCAACTCTCCGTCGGGTCGATGCGAGAGCTCGCCTGGCTGTTCTCGGAGGTTGCGCGCGGCGAGGCGACGAGTCCGACCGCGAGTCAGCGGCTCGTCGACTGGCTCTCGCTCAACATGGACCTGTCGCTCGTCGCGTCCGCCTTCGGGCTGGATCCGCTGTCGCATCGGCAGGGCACCCACGAGCTCACGCTCTTCAATAAGACGGGGTCGGATGCGGGCGTGCGCGCTGAGGTCGGTGTGCTGCGGGGGCCCCGGGCGGGCGTGGCGTACGCCGTCGCAACCTCGTTCAGCGACAGTGATCTGCTCACACGCCTCGCTGTCATCGACGCCCTGCGCACACTCGGCAACGACCTGCTGGAGTACGTGCACTGA
- a CDS encoding M13 family metallopeptidase gives MTDVALSSGIEADKLNPNIRPQDDLFRHVNGTWLDETEIPSDKARWGTFYQLAETAEKNVQQIILDAQNGVFDDTDAAVEARKVGDLYASFMDTERIAELGTEPIAEQLRAASEISSIPELLATLGRLENDGVGGFIGMGVDNDPGNPERYIMFIVQSGITLPDESYFREERFAETREAYLGHLERMFTLGGLDDAAGRARRVLDLETQIASHHWDNVATRDAQKTYNLYTGDDAFALVKGVDLTPWREAIDVPASALAEVVVMQPSFLEGLGDVLVEENLDAWKDWVAWKVLHGAAPYLTDDFSAENFDFYSRTLTGTPEQRERWKRGVSLVEGAMGEAVGRVYVERHFPPQAKTAMDELVANLVEAYRQSISTLEWMSPATRERALEKLEKFTPKIGYPVKWRDYSSLEIDSSDLVGNVRRAGRFEQHREVSKIGKPLDRDEWFMTPQTINAYYNPGFNEIVFPAAILQYPFFDETRDAAANYGAIGAVIGHEIGHGFDDQGSRYDGDGRLADWWTEADREAFEKRTGSLIEQYNALAPEQVPDHHVNGALTIGENIGDLGGLSIAWKAYLISLDGQEPPVVDGLTGAERFFLSWAQAWRQKSRDAEVIRLLAIDPHSPNEFRCNQIVRNIDEFYAVFGVTETDALWLAPEERVTIW, from the coding sequence ATGACTGATGTTGCGCTGTCCTCCGGCATCGAAGCCGACAAGCTGAACCCGAACATCCGACCGCAAGACGACCTCTTCCGACACGTCAACGGCACGTGGCTCGACGAGACCGAGATCCCGTCCGACAAGGCGCGGTGGGGCACCTTCTATCAGCTGGCGGAGACCGCTGAGAAGAACGTGCAGCAGATCATCCTCGATGCGCAGAACGGCGTCTTCGACGACACGGATGCCGCGGTCGAGGCGCGCAAGGTCGGCGATCTCTACGCGAGCTTCATGGACACCGAGCGCATCGCCGAGCTCGGAACCGAGCCCATCGCGGAGCAGCTGCGGGCGGCATCCGAGATCTCGTCCATTCCCGAGCTGCTCGCCACACTCGGCCGACTCGAGAACGACGGCGTCGGCGGCTTCATCGGCATGGGCGTCGACAACGACCCGGGCAACCCCGAGCGCTACATCATGTTCATCGTGCAGTCCGGCATCACGCTGCCCGACGAGAGCTACTTCCGGGAGGAACGCTTCGCTGAGACCCGTGAGGCGTACCTCGGCCACCTCGAGCGCATGTTCACGCTCGGCGGCCTCGATGACGCGGCCGGTCGTGCTCGCCGCGTTCTCGATCTCGAGACGCAGATCGCGTCGCATCACTGGGACAACGTGGCAACGCGCGACGCGCAGAAGACGTACAACCTCTACACCGGAGACGACGCCTTCGCTCTCGTCAAGGGCGTGGATCTGACGCCGTGGCGTGAGGCCATCGACGTGCCGGCGTCCGCGCTCGCCGAAGTCGTCGTCATGCAGCCCTCCTTCCTCGAGGGCCTCGGCGACGTGCTCGTCGAGGAGAACCTCGACGCCTGGAAGGACTGGGTGGCGTGGAAGGTGCTGCACGGCGCAGCGCCGTACCTCACCGACGACTTCTCGGCCGAGAACTTCGACTTCTACAGCCGCACCCTGACGGGCACGCCCGAGCAGCGCGAGCGGTGGAAGCGCGGCGTCTCCCTCGTCGAGGGCGCGATGGGCGAGGCCGTCGGGCGCGTTTACGTCGAGCGTCACTTCCCGCCGCAGGCCAAGACCGCGATGGACGAGCTCGTCGCGAACCTCGTGGAGGCCTACCGGCAGTCGATCTCGACGCTCGAGTGGATGAGCCCGGCCACGCGCGAGCGGGCGCTCGAGAAGCTCGAGAAGTTCACGCCGAAGATCGGCTACCCCGTGAAGTGGCGCGACTACTCGAGCCTCGAGATCGATTCGAGCGATCTCGTGGGCAACGTGCGCCGTGCCGGTCGATTCGAGCAGCACCGCGAGGTCAGCAAGATCGGGAAGCCCCTCGATCGCGACGAGTGGTTCATGACGCCGCAGACGATCAACGCCTACTACAATCCGGGATTCAACGAGATCGTGTTCCCTGCGGCCATTCTGCAGTACCCGTTCTTCGATGAGACGCGAGACGCCGCGGCGAACTACGGTGCGATCGGCGCCGTCATCGGCCACGAGATCGGGCACGGCTTCGATGACCAGGGGTCCCGCTACGACGGGGACGGACGACTCGCCGACTGGTGGACGGAAGCCGATCGCGAGGCGTTCGAGAAGCGCACCGGCTCTCTCATCGAGCAGTACAACGCGCTCGCCCCTGAGCAGGTTCCGGACCATCACGTGAACGGCGCCCTCACGATCGGCGAGAACATCGGCGATCTCGGCGGGCTCAGCATCGCCTGGAAGGCGTACTTGATCTCGCTGGACGGGCAGGAGCCGCCGGTGGTCGACGGCTTGACCGGGGCCGAGCGCTTCTTCCTGTCGTGGGCGCAGGCCTGGCGGCAGAAGAGCCGCGACGCCGAGGTGATTCGCCTGCTCGCGATCGATCCGCATTCGCCGAACGAGTTCCGGTGCAATCAGATTGTCAGGAACATCGACGAGTTCTACGCTGTCTTTGGAGTCACGGAGACCGACGCGCTGTGGCTTGCGCCCGAGGAGCGCGTCACGATCTGGTAG
- a CDS encoding VOC family protein, with protein sequence MIGKLHATVIDCPDPAALAPFYEELLGMARVETEDDWITIGYAEGIPAVAFQQVENYRAPEWPDQEVPQQFHLDVMVDDLDEAERQVLEHGATDTGKKYEHFRVFLDPAGHPFCIVH encoded by the coding sequence ATGATCGGAAAACTGCACGCAACCGTCATCGACTGCCCGGATCCGGCCGCGCTCGCGCCGTTCTATGAGGAGCTGCTCGGCATGGCTCGCGTCGAGACCGAGGACGACTGGATCACGATCGGCTACGCCGAAGGCATCCCCGCCGTGGCGTTCCAGCAGGTCGAGAACTATCGCGCACCGGAATGGCCCGACCAGGAGGTGCCGCAGCAATTCCATCTCGATGTCATGGTCGACGACCTCGACGAGGCGGAGCGGCAGGTGCTCGAGCACGGCGCAACCGACACCGGCAAGAAGTACGAGCACTTCCGGGTCTTCCTCGACCCCGCCGGTCACCCCTTCTGCATCGTGCACTGA
- a CDS encoding MATE family efflux transporter — protein MKAVDREILRLAVPALGALIAEPMFLLADSAMVGHLGVEPLAGLGIASAVLQTIIGLMVFLAYATTPAVARRLGAGDERGGVSVGIDGIWLAFGLGVVLALLGWLATPILIAPFGATASVSAQASTYLSISMAGIPAMLVVFAATGLLRGLQDTRTPLFVAVGGFAANIGLNYVFMYVLDFGIAGSALGTVVAQWAMVAVYVAVVLRHARRTSATVRPTREGLRGSALSGGWLFVRTASLRAAMLLSIFVATSLGTSELAGFQIMMTLYSTAAFALDALAIAAQALIGKNLGASDVDAVRSVLARCIVWGLWAGVVIGAIIAGLSGVLGHLFTGDAELAAQMQPALVVLGVSVPLGGFVFVLDGVLIGAGDARYLALTGIVNLACYVPLALWVYAAQPTGAAGLAWLTAAFSLGYIAARAVTLGIRSRTTTWMRTGA, from the coding sequence GTGAAAGCCGTCGACCGCGAGATTCTGCGCCTTGCGGTCCCCGCGCTCGGGGCGCTCATCGCCGAGCCGATGTTCCTGCTCGCCGACTCCGCCATGGTCGGCCACCTCGGCGTCGAACCGCTCGCGGGACTCGGGATCGCGAGCGCCGTGCTGCAGACGATCATCGGCCTCATGGTGTTCCTGGCCTACGCGACCACGCCGGCCGTCGCCCGGCGGCTCGGCGCGGGCGACGAGCGCGGCGGCGTCTCCGTCGGCATCGACGGGATCTGGCTCGCCTTCGGGCTCGGCGTCGTTCTCGCCCTTCTCGGCTGGCTCGCGACCCCGATTCTCATCGCACCGTTCGGGGCGACCGCTTCCGTCTCAGCGCAGGCATCGACCTATCTCTCGATCTCGATGGCCGGAATCCCGGCGATGCTCGTCGTATTCGCCGCGACCGGGCTCCTGCGCGGGCTGCAGGACACGCGCACTCCCCTGTTCGTCGCCGTCGGCGGGTTCGCAGCGAATATCGGCCTCAACTACGTCTTCATGTACGTGCTCGACTTCGGCATTGCGGGCTCCGCGCTCGGCACGGTCGTCGCGCAGTGGGCGATGGTCGCCGTCTACGTCGCCGTGGTACTGCGCCACGCCCGACGCACGTCCGCCACCGTGCGCCCGACCCGCGAGGGGCTGCGCGGCTCCGCGCTCTCGGGCGGCTGGCTGTTCGTGCGTACCGCGAGCCTGCGCGCGGCCATGCTGCTGTCGATCTTCGTCGCGACCTCGCTCGGCACAAGCGAGCTCGCCGGATTCCAGATCATGATGACGCTGTACTCGACGGCAGCCTTCGCACTCGATGCGCTCGCGATCGCCGCGCAGGCCCTCATCGGCAAGAATCTCGGGGCCTCCGACGTCGACGCCGTCCGGTCCGTGCTCGCGCGCTGCATCGTCTGGGGGCTCTGGGCGGGCGTCGTGATCGGCGCGATCATCGCCGGATTGAGCGGAGTGCTCGGCCACCTCTTCACGGGCGACGCCGAGCTCGCCGCTCAGATGCAGCCCGCGCTCGTCGTGCTGGGCGTCAGCGTCCCGCTCGGCGGGTTCGTCTTCGTCCTCGACGGGGTGCTGATCGGCGCGGGTGACGCGCGCTACCTTGCGCTCACCGGGATCGTGAACCTCGCCTGCTACGTGCCGCTCGCCCTCTGGGTCTACGCCGCGCAGCCGACGGGCGCGGCCGGGCTCGCCTGGCTGACCGCGGCCTTCAGCCTCGGCTACATCGCCGCGCGGGCCGTCACGCTCGGCATTCGTTCCCGCACGACAACGTGGATGAGGACCGGCGCATGA
- a CDS encoding RBBP9/YdeN family alpha/beta hydrolase: MSRLRIVVAHGYLANPQMHWFPWLREHYARTLGDDVVRVPALPNSTDPELEPWVSTLAEAIGEVDDDTILIGHSLGSITTLRVLDRMPRPWSLRGLILVAGFAEPLPNLPKLDPFTAEPVDFEAIIAGARQRHVVGSDNDTTVAPPITARLAQHLAAPLTIIPDGGHFVQRQGCRSIPELLPIIDGMLDG, encoded by the coding sequence ATGAGCCGCCTTCGCATCGTCGTCGCGCACGGCTACCTCGCGAACCCGCAGATGCACTGGTTCCCGTGGCTGCGCGAGCACTATGCGCGCACGCTCGGCGACGATGTCGTGCGCGTGCCGGCGCTGCCGAACTCCACGGATCCCGAGCTCGAGCCATGGGTCTCGACGCTCGCCGAGGCGATCGGCGAGGTGGACGACGACACGATCCTGATCGGCCACAGCCTCGGTTCCATCACGACGCTTCGGGTTCTCGATCGGATGCCGCGCCCGTGGAGCCTGCGCGGCCTCATCCTCGTGGCGGGCTTCGCCGAACCGCTGCCGAACCTGCCGAAACTGGATCCGTTCACGGCGGAGCCCGTCGACTTCGAAGCGATCATCGCAGGCGCACGACAGCGGCACGTCGTCGGCTCCGACAACGACACGACTGTCGCCCCGCCGATCACCGCCCGACTCGCGCAGCACCTCGCCGCCCCGCTCACGATCATCCCGGACGGCGGTCATTTCGTGCAGCGGCAGGGCTGCCGCAGCATCCCCGAGCTGCTCCCGATCATCGACGGGATGCTGGACGGCTGA
- a CDS encoding ABC transporter ATP-binding protein, protein MPTHTDNIVEVRDLQKRYGSFTALDGVSFDIRRGETFALLGPNGAGKSTTIEILEGYRRRSGGEARVLGVDPERGDLGWRAQLGIVLQSTGESGNLTVREQLTEFAGYYPSPRGVDEVIEAVGLEAAQKTRIGKLSGGQRRRVDVALGIIGRPQLLFLDEPTTGFDPEARRQFWELIRSLKAEGTSILLTTHYLDEAAQLGDRAAVIAGGRLVDIGAIDEIGGREARTPLVKWTDAAGRRREIRTHEPATAVAALVAEAGAEPRDVEIVRPTLEDVYLTLINADAGETAAAASDTEQEFAA, encoded by the coding sequence ATGCCAACACACACAGACAACATCGTCGAGGTACGAGACCTCCAGAAGCGCTACGGCTCGTTCACGGCGCTCGACGGCGTGAGCTTCGACATCCGCCGCGGCGAGACGTTCGCCCTGCTCGGCCCGAACGGGGCGGGCAAGTCCACGACCATCGAGATCCTCGAGGGCTACCGCCGCCGCAGCGGCGGCGAGGCGCGCGTGCTCGGCGTCGACCCCGAGCGCGGCGACCTCGGCTGGCGCGCGCAGCTCGGCATCGTGCTGCAGTCGACGGGCGAGTCCGGCAACCTCACGGTGCGCGAGCAGCTCACCGAGTTCGCGGGCTACTACCCCAGCCCGCGCGGCGTCGACGAGGTCATCGAGGCCGTCGGCCTCGAGGCGGCGCAGAAGACCCGCATCGGCAAGCTCTCGGGCGGCCAGCGCCGCCGCGTCGACGTCGCGCTCGGCATCATCGGCCGGCCGCAGCTGCTGTTCCTCGACGAGCCCACGACGGGTTTCGACCCCGAGGCGCGTCGCCAGTTCTGGGAGCTCATCCGCTCGCTCAAGGCGGAGGGCACGAGCATTCTGCTCACGACGCACTACCTCGACGAGGCCGCACAGCTCGGCGACCGGGCCGCGGTCATCGCCGGCGGCCGCCTCGTGGACATCGGCGCTATCGACGAGATCGGCGGCCGCGAGGCTCGCACTCCCCTCGTGAAGTGGACGGATGCCGCCGGCCGGCGCCGCGAGATCCGCACCCACGAGCCGGCCACCGCCGTCGCGGCACTCGTCGCCGAGGCCGGCGCGGAGCCGCGCGACGTCGAGATCGTGCGGCCGACGCTCGAAGACGTCTACCTCACCCTCATCAACGCGGACGCCGGCGAGACCGCTGCCGCAGCATCCGACACCGAACAGGAGTTCGCAGCATGA
- a CDS encoding ABC transporter permease: protein MTALTAPLIPTLPAGRSLRLGLRRIPLELKMYFRAGDQVFFTFLFPTLIYALFATVFSDQELPDGVSMATYYLPGLIAGAILLSGVQNLAGDIAVEKSDGTLKRLGGSPLSPVSYFIGKLGQVVVTSLLQLALLVGVAVLGFDAALPDTAEGWAIVAWVYVLGIAACSFAGIALSALPRSGKTASAVIIPIVLVLQFISGVYLQFSALPEWLQSVAGFFPVRWMAQGLRGAFLPESYAAAEQSGAWDLPLVAIMLAVWIVVGLVLARLTFRWIHKDK from the coding sequence ATGACCGCCCTCACCGCACCGCTCATCCCGACGCTTCCCGCGGGGCGCTCGCTTCGCCTCGGCCTGCGGCGCATCCCGCTCGAGCTGAAGATGTACTTCCGCGCGGGCGACCAGGTGTTCTTCACCTTCCTCTTCCCGACGCTGATCTACGCGCTGTTCGCGACGGTGTTCAGCGACCAGGAGCTGCCCGACGGCGTCTCGATGGCCACCTACTACCTGCCCGGTCTGATCGCGGGCGCGATCCTGCTGTCGGGCGTGCAGAACCTCGCGGGCGACATCGCCGTCGAGAAGAGCGACGGCACGCTCAAGCGCCTCGGCGGCTCGCCGCTGTCGCCCGTGTCGTACTTCATCGGCAAGCTCGGGCAGGTCGTCGTGACGAGCCTGCTGCAGCTCGCGCTGCTCGTCGGCGTCGCGGTGCTCGGCTTCGATGCGGCGCTGCCTGACACGGCCGAGGGCTGGGCGATCGTCGCGTGGGTGTACGTGCTCGGCATTGCGGCGTGCTCGTTCGCGGGAATCGCGCTCTCGGCGCTGCCGCGCTCCGGCAAGACCGCGTCGGCCGTGATCATCCCGATCGTGCTCGTTCTGCAGTTCATCTCGGGTGTGTACCTGCAGTTCTCGGCGCTGCCCGAGTGGCTGCAGAGCGTCGCGGGATTCTTCCCCGTGCGCTGGATGGCGCAGGGACTGCGCGGAGCGTTCCTGCCCGAGTCCTACGCCGCCGCGGAGCAGAGCGGCGCCTGGGATCTGCCGCTCGTCGCGATCATGCTCGCCGTGTGGATCGTCGTGGGCCTCGTGCTCGCGCGGCTCACATTCCGCTGGATCCACAAGGACAAGTGA